Sequence from the Seonamhaeicola sp. ML3 genome:
AATCGCAGGCGAAAAGAACAATATCAAAATTCACTTCTCCTATATCATTTTTAACAACTAAAACCGGAACATCGGCATTTCGTATAACACGTTCGGTATTAGAGCCAATAAAAAATTCTTTAGCCCCACTTACACCATGAGATCCCATAACAATAAGATCAGCCTTGTTAGTCCTAGCAACATCGTTAACCTCACTAAACACTTTAAAATGCTTAACGATTGGGGTAACCTTTAGCCCATTTAAATAGTCCTTCTTCAAAAACTTTTCAAATCGTTGCTCTGCCAATTTCAAAAAGTAAATTACCTTTTGTGGTTCTTCTCCCGCTCCTGTTAACATGATATCAGACATTTCCAGCATGTGCAACACCAATAGCTCGGCATTATTCTTCTTGGCTAAACTAGCCGCAGCTTTAAGTGCGTATTCAGAGTATTCGGAGAAATCTATAGGTACTATTATTTTTTTCATTATTTCTACAGTTTAGTTTAAACAGTCATGGAAAACAGTTGAGTGTCCGGCTGTTTCCGCTTCAACAACAAGTCAAAAGCCATACAAATGTTCCTTACGAACGGCTGTCCTTTTTTAGTCACCTCAATACTATTCGAGTTGATATTGAGTAATCCATCGGCCTCCATTTCTTTCAACCTAATCAGAGTTTCAGGAAGCTCATTAAAATATAATTTACCCCTAGTCCATTCTGTTTTAAAGGCACACATTAAATTTAAAATGTGCCGCCTTATAACAAGGTCTTCATTATTTAAAATATGACCTCTATAAACCGGGATTATGTCCTTGTCCAATAATTTATAATACGCTTCAATTCCTTTTACGTTTTGTGAAAAGCCATACCAACTATCGCTTATCGACGACACCCCCAAACCAATCATCGCCTGAGTTTTAGAAGCAGTATAGCCCATAAAATTTCTATGTAAAGTGCCTTTATGCATGGACTTATAGAGCGTATCTGTTTCTAGAGCAAAATGGTCCATACCTATTTCATGATAACCTACCTCTGCCAATAAATCTTTTCCTAACTCGTACTGCGCTCGTTTTAGTTCGGCTGAAGGCAAATCGGTATCACTAAAACCCCGTTGTCCGTTTCCTTTAATCCAAGGCACGTGCGCATAACTATAAAAAGCTAGTCTATCGGGAAGTAAAGCCTTTGTTTTTAGTATGGTTTCTTTTACATGTTCTAGATTTTGAAACGGTAAACCAAAGATAATATCGTGCCCAACCGAGGTATATCCTATCTCTCTTGCAAGTTCGGTTGCTCGTTTTACGTTTTCAAAAGGTTGCACTCTATGAATGGCTTTCTGCACGGTTTCATTATAATCTTGAACACCATAACTCACCCTTCTAAAGCCAACATTGTACAATGCCTGTAAATGTTCACTTGTTGTATTATTGGGGTGACCCTCAAAGCTAAACTCATATTGTTCTGCAAGAACAGCATCTTTTAAAATTCCTTTTATTAAAAACTCTAAATTTTCAGGGTTGAAAAAAGTAGGTGTGCCACCACCAAGATGCAATTCCTTAATAA
This genomic interval carries:
- a CDS encoding universal stress protein, with the translated sequence MKKIIVPIDFSEYSEYALKAAASLAKKNNAELLVLHMLEMSDIMLTGAGEEPQKVIYFLKLAEQRFEKFLKKDYLNGLKVTPIVKHFKVFSEVNDVARTNKADLIVMGSHGVSGAKEFFIGSNTERVIRNADVPVLVVKNDIGEVNFDIVLFACDFSEESIESYLKASKMFNAMDSRLYLVHVNLPNDRFKSSVEIEKNVVNFFTKAERNLEKMEDVHYVCDYSVEDGILNSANKVGADLIVIATHGRKGLAHFFQGSVGEDVANHANLPVMTFKI
- the hemN gene encoding oxygen-independent coproporphyrinogen III oxidase — translated: MSRALINKYNIAGPRYTSYPTVPYWDERTFSLNSWKESLVKSLKESNSKEGISLYIHLPFCESLCTFCGCNKRITKQHSVESPYINAVLKEWGLYLQLFDEKPIIKELHLGGGTPTFFNPENLEFLIKGILKDAVLAEQYEFSFEGHPNNTTSEHLQALYNVGFRRVSYGVQDYNETVQKAIHRVQPFENVKRATELAREIGYTSVGHDIIFGLPFQNLEHVKETILKTKALLPDRLAFYSYAHVPWIKGNGQRGFSDTDLPSAELKRAQYELGKDLLAEVGYHEIGMDHFALETDTLYKSMHKGTLHRNFMGYTASKTQAMIGLGVSSISDSWYGFSQNVKGIEAYYKLLDKDIIPVYRGHILNNEDLVIRRHILNLMCAFKTEWTRGKLYFNELPETLIRLKEMEADGLLNINSNSIEVTKKGQPFVRNICMAFDLLLKRKQPDTQLFSMTV